The following proteins come from a genomic window of Malus domestica chromosome 02, GDT2T_hap1:
- the LOC103409906 gene encoding probable glutathione S-transferase has translation MAEVKLLRTWSSPFGLRIVWALQLKGIPYETIYEDLSNKSPLLLQSNPIHKKIPVLLHNGNAVVESLIILEYVDETWKENPLLPEDPLERATARFWARYGDEKVLPSIWESFTKEGKEQEEGIVKAKENLKYLEEELKGKKFFGGEKIGIVDIALGWLAYYESLFEDIAGMKVVTKEEFPLLSAWAATFADVPIIKDNWPSKDKLIAKFQAIRDSIVKE, from the exons ATGGCAGAAGTGAAACTCCTTAGGACATGGTCAAGCCCTTTCGGCCTGAGAATCGTTTGGGCGCTGCAACTTAAAGGCATCCCTTACGAAACAATCTACGAAGATCTTTCGAACAAAAGCCCTTTACTTCTTCAGTCTAACCCTATTCATAAGAAAATTCCAGTGCTCCTGCACAATGGAAATGCAGTTGTTGAGTCACTCATAATTCTTGAATATGTCGACGAAACATGGAAGGAGAATCCCTTACTGCCGGAAGATCCTCTTGAGCGAGCCACTGCACGCTTTTGGGCCAGATATGGCGATGAGAAG GTTTTGCCATCTATTTGGGAATCCTTTACCAAGGAAGGGAAAGAGCAAGAGGAAGGTATTGTAAAAGCCAAGGAGAACTTGAAGTACTTGGAAGAAGAGCTAAAGGGAAAGAAATTCTTTGGCGGAGAGAAAATTGGAATTGTGGATATTGCACTTGGATGGCTTGCATACTATGAGAGTTTGTTTGAAGACATAGCAGGAATGAAAGTGGTAACCAAAGAAGAGTTTCCATTGTTATCAGCATGGGCGGCGACTTTTGCAGATGTTCCTATCATCAAAGATAATTGGCCGTCTAAAGACAAACTTATTGCCAAGTTTCAGGCTATCCGTGACAGTATCGTAAAAGAATGA
- the LOC103409925 gene encoding probable glutathione S-transferase yields MAEVKLLRSWSSPFGLRIVWALQLKGIPYEAIYEDLSNKSPLLLQSNPIHKKIPVLLHNGNAVVESLIILEYVDETWKENPLLPEDPLERATARFWARYCDETVSPSIWESFTKEGKEQEEGIVKAKENLKYLEEELKGKKFFGGEKIGIVDIALGWLAYYESLFEDIVGMKVVTKEEFPLLSAWAATFADVPIIKDNWPSKDKLIPKFQAIRDSSLKK; encoded by the exons ATGGCAGAAGTGAAACTCCTTAGGTCATGGTCAAGCCCTTTCGGCCTGAGAATCGTTTGGGCGCTGCAACTTAAAGGCATCCCTTACGAAGCAATCTACGAAGATCTTTCGAACAAAAGCCCTTTACTTCTTCAGTCTAACCCTATTCATAAGAAAATTCCAGTGCTCCTGCACAATGGAAATGCAGTTGTTGAGTCACTCATAATTCTTGAATATGTCGACGAAACATGGAAGGAGAATCCCTTACTGCCGGAAGATCCTCTTGAGCGAGCCACTGCACGCTTTTGGGCCAGATATTGCGATGAGACG GTTTCGCCATCTATTTGGGAATCCTTTACCAAGGAAGGGAAAGAGCAAGAGGAAGGTATTGTAAAAGCCAAGGAGAACTTGAAGTACTTGGAAGAAGAGCTAAAGGGAAAGAAATTCTTTGGCGGAGAGAAAATTGGAATTGTGGATATTGCACTTGGATGGCTTGCATACTACGAGAGTTTGTTTGAAGACATAGTAGGAATGAAAGTGGTAACCAAAGAAGAGTTTCCATTGTTATCAGCATGGGCGGCGACTTTTGCAGATGTTCCTATCATCAAAGATAATTGGCCGTCTAAAGACAAACTTATTCCCAAGTTTCAGGCTATCCGTGACAGTagcttaaaaaaatga
- the LOC103407344 gene encoding uncharacterized protein isoform X1 has protein sequence MKQPVITYMFIRYLVSFWIAGKQWRRKQIKRISEKLFEQFRNDRRTDNLKINDLYIGVLLVYNDINKHLSGQHFDPPSKDHVREMMKESDLNLDGEIDREEFAKFIEHLTADNLVVLDQLILTLVAAPAVAMATKRVTEGVPGIGKVVQRLPDSVYASLVTLTVVLLQQAHQEFG, from the exons ATGAAGCAACCGGTAATTACATATATGTTTATAAGGTATCTGGTAAGTTTCTGGATTGCAGGTAAGCAATGGAGGCGAAAGCAAATAAAAAGGATTTCAGAGAAGTTGTTTGAACAATTTAGAAATGATAGAAGAACGGATAACTTGAAAATCAACGATCTGTACATCGGTGTACTACTTGTGTACAA TGATATCAATAAGCATTTATCCGGCCAGCATTTTGATCCACCCTCGAAAGATCATGTCAGAGAAATGATGAAG GAAAGCGATTTAAATCTTGATGGAGAAATTGACCGCGAAGAGTTTGCAAAGTTCATCGAGCACTTGACAGCGGACAATTTGGTTGTTCTCGATCAACTGATCCTCACACTGGTTGCAGCACCGGCGGTTGCAATGGCGACAAAGAGGGTTACCGAGGGTGTACCGGGGATCGGAAAGGTCGTGCAAAGGTTACCCGATTCAGTTTATGCATCCCTTGTGACTCTTACTGTTGTGCTGCTTCAACAAGCGCACCAGGAGTTCGGTTAG
- the LOC103407344 gene encoding uncharacterized protein isoform X2, giving the protein MGQVLDRLQGKQWRRKQIKRISEKLFEQFRNDRRTDNLKINDLYIGVLLVYNDINKHLSGQHFDPPSKDHVREMMKESDLNLDGEIDREEFAKFIEHLTADNLVVLDQLILTLVAAPAVAMATKRVTEGVPGIGKVVQRLPDSVYASLVTLTVVLLQQAHQEFG; this is encoded by the exons ATGGGACAAGTCCTCGACAGGTTACAAG GTAAGCAATGGAGGCGAAAGCAAATAAAAAGGATTTCAGAGAAGTTGTTTGAACAATTTAGAAATGATAGAAGAACGGATAACTTGAAAATCAACGATCTGTACATCGGTGTACTACTTGTGTACAA TGATATCAATAAGCATTTATCCGGCCAGCATTTTGATCCACCCTCGAAAGATCATGTCAGAGAAATGATGAAG GAAAGCGATTTAAATCTTGATGGAGAAATTGACCGCGAAGAGTTTGCAAAGTTCATCGAGCACTTGACAGCGGACAATTTGGTTGTTCTCGATCAACTGATCCTCACACTGGTTGCAGCACCGGCGGTTGCAATGGCGACAAAGAGGGTTACCGAGGGTGTACCGGGGATCGGAAAGGTCGTGCAAAGGTTACCCGATTCAGTTTATGCATCCCTTGTGACTCTTACTGTTGTGCTGCTTCAACAAGCGCACCAGGAGTTCGGTTAG
- the LOC139193877 gene encoding uncharacterized protein, translating to MFIRCLIIFQIAGKQWRRKQISRITDKVFDHFKNERERANLNFEDLYIGVLLVYNDINKHLPGPHFDPPSKDTVRAMMKENDLNLDEEIDSEEFAKFIKQLTADTLVVVSQGLILKLVAAPVVAIATKRATEGLPGVGKVVQRLPNSVYASLLTLIVLLFQ from the exons ATGTTTATAAGGTGTCTGATAATTTTCCAGATTGCAGGTAAGCAATGGAGGCGAAAGCAAATAAGCAGGATTACAGATAAGGTGTTTGATCATTttaaaaatgagagagaaagggcTAACTTGAATTTTGAGGATCTGTACATCGGTGTACTACTTGTGTACAA TGATATCAATAAGCATTTACCCGGCCCGCATTTTGATCCACCCTCCAAAGATACTGTCAGAGCTATGATGAAG GAAAACGATCTCAATCTTGATGAAGAGATTGACAGCGAAGAGTTTGCAAAGTTCATCAAGCAGTTGACAGCGGACACATTGGTTGTTGTCAGTCAAGGACTGATCCTCAAACTGGTTGCAGCACCGGTGGTTGCAATAGCGACAAAGAGGGCTACCGAGGGTTTACCAGGTGTCGGAAAGGTTGTGCAGAGATTGCCCAATTCAGTTTATGCATCCCTTCTGACTCTTATTGTTCTGTTGTTTCAATAA